One region of Paralichthys olivaceus isolate ysfri-2021 chromosome 12, ASM2471397v2, whole genome shotgun sequence genomic DNA includes:
- the LOC109628071 gene encoding zona pellucida sperm-binding protein 3, giving the protein MKTKWHVYILWSVLSLGLICCAADTYESAFTRRKRGFSNLGNLKSKPVQVSTEFSLKLPASAPPLTKLSPPTRLPPLKPRSMRPAKIQSDFAAVPDVSVTCSTSDLVVRVKPAFYGLGAEADELRLGGTCRSNGVLTPYGDLLFTYPLTACDSVREAPRGYLVYKFVLHYAPSPKRFPSRAQSIDVDIECRYQRNHHVYQLAVKPTWQTAVMRKRLQGRPSDFKIELMDDSWSTPARPHVYQLGQTVNVQVSALHLPFGGKLYISSCYATPSSGSKSFLKYTIINNFGCMLDSKRDPGASRFIYRTDKTLQFSLKAFHFTPDPDTEVSIHCELSVTSEDPSPTHKACTYRGNRWKALTGDDSLCECCDSQCLTSEPWKAMTEGSASSESLLVSDQPYATEEGFLPLSPSLFSVSREDKTTVSRQIDEQRSPEFVWESADVVEYDDYDDEEEYTEEELGEVESRIIFGLTTEPKSEKSVFRHGVLVEERSEAEVKNVNEPEVDGSAYDTENVFEGEEEQEISEGREDETSDAQQIIHSNQREGEVLRHWAQLEQLRVGLQREVQPPVSDGEEEKRTYTGRGEEHDRAYDEERKNDDDLADVDDMTWYFTWR; this is encoded by the exons TCTATATTTTGTGGAGTGTTTTGTCACTTGGCCTCATCTGCTGTGCAGCAGACACATACGAATCTGCATTTACAAGAAGGAAAAGGGGGTTTTCAAACCTGGGTAATCTAAAATCCAAACCAGTTCAAGTGTCAACAGAATTCTCCCTGAAGTTACCTGCCAGCGCTCCTCCATTGACTAAACTCAGTCCACCAACGCGTCTCCCTCCTCTGAAACCTCGATCCATGCGCCCTGCAAAGATCCAATCGGACTTTGCCGCTGTCCCGGACGTCTCTGTGACCTGCTCCACGTCTGACTTGGTCGTGCGAGTCAAACCAGCTTTCTACGGTCTGGGCGCAGAGGCAGACGAGCTGAGATTAGGAGGCACGTGCAGAAGCAACGGGGTTCTCACACCGTACGGTGACCTCCTCTTCACGTATCCGCTGACAGCGTGTGATTCAGTGCGCGAG GCTCCTCGGGGTTACCTGGTCTACAAATTCGTGCTCCATTACGCGCCATCGCCAAAACGGTTCCCAAGCAGAGCGCAAAGCATCGATGTCGACATTGAATGCCGTTATCAGAG GAACCATCACGTGTACCAACTCGCTGTGAAACCCACCTGGCAAACTGCCGTGATGCGTAAAAGGCTGCAAGGGCGACCCAGTGACTTCAAGATCGAGTTGATGGATG ATTCCTGGAGCACACCAGCCAGGCCCCACGTATACCAGCTTGGCCAGACAGTAAATGTCCAGGTCTCTGCCCTGCATCTCCCCTTTGGAGGAAAACTGTACATCAGTAGCTGCTATGCAACACCATCCAGTGGCTCCAAATCATTTCTCAAATACACCATCATCAACAATTTTGG TTGTATGCTGGACAGCAAGAGAGACCCGGGGGCCTCTCGGTTCATCTATCGCACAGACAAGACCCTGCAGTTCTCTCTGAAGGCCTTCCACTTTACCCCTGACCCTGACACTGAG GTCAGCATTCACTGTGAATTATCAGTCACATCAGAGGATCCCAGTCCTACACACAAAGCTTGCACCTACAGAGGAAACAG GTGGAAGGCCCTCACTGGTGATGACTCTTTATGTGAATGCTGTGATTCACAGTGCCTGACCTCTGAACCCTGGAAGGCCATGACAGAAG gTTCTGCCAGCAGTGAGTCGCTGCTCGTCTCCGATCAGCCGTACGCAACAGAGGAGGGTTTTCTACCACTCAGTCCTTCCCTGTTCAGCGTGAGCAGAGAGGACAAGACCACAGTCAGTCGACAAATTGATGAGCAGCGCAGTCCTGAGTTTGTGTGGGAAAGTGCAGATGTAGTAGAatatgatgattatgatgatgaagaagagtaCACAGAAGAGGAGCTCGGTGAAGTGGAAAGCAGGATAATCTTCGGCCTTACGACAGAACCCAAGTCAGAGAAATCAGTTTTCAGGCATGGTGTTttagtggaggagaggagcgaggcTGAAGTGAAGAATGTAAATGAGCCTGAAGTGGACGGCTCAGCGTATGACACGGAGAATGTTTTCGAGGGTGAAGAAGAGCAAGAAATATCTGAGGGAAGAGAAGATGAGACCTCTGATGCTCAGCAGATAATCCATTCGAATCAGAGGGAGGGTGAAGTGCTCCGTCACTGGGCGCAGTTGGAGCAGCTAAGAGTCGGCCTGCAGAGAGAGGTGCAGCCGCCGGTGTCTGAtggtgaggaggaaaagaggacgTACACTGGTAGAGGTGAAGAGCATGATAGGGCCTAtgatgaagagaggaagaacGATGATGATCTGGCAGATGTAGATGATATGACATGGTATTTCACATGGAGGTAG